One window of the Grus americana isolate bGruAme1 chromosome 13, bGruAme1.mat, whole genome shotgun sequence genome contains the following:
- the EXOC3L1 gene encoding exocyst complex component 3-like protein — MGMSAEDKRAASPRDEEWPEAEKAEKLARGAALKWASGVFYCPEKLEGLGQYRSRETQRNSSIQSRLKSTVQSYLEGVSAGLEQLRSAAQEVQSVCQDLGAARWALLDSADRFQGLQQMRALMAEHVQLASVVQVLPQLFSVHEVFSHTLQLLRGQQLLEAHAELMMMEHLRDDILSQLHLRGLSDAQATVLSYFGGLQELNESLAKQLWDIVGSSLRLVCEDPVLFVTAVRIIEREEKIDDTLLLEATFLPPGRPKGWRQKFYRVLRETITGAHFHGTHTDTEGPGLARHLAALQKAIVSELRVVKDLMVQCVPAHYNILSVCTATYHQALSGHLQDILREDLDKQALFLLLEWALRVYHSPEMMGHPDLLPEVDVSALGPLMSPELVDQTERKYVLKVKASVLEWMQRTLEVEFKEWFRDEEPETDHQGFFQSALPVIVMQMLNENIQVASLISDSLQQKVYNMALEELEAFLSRLREALVQCGKEHQKDRTVPKYYVSYLLAMLNNNLTLSSSVSSLHPDAACREVPTSLLAALDRTQKKACQLLLEELLLDLQPLCLQLPSRKWLAGSQLVSSMCEVIDKYAKDFSHVRKPIFTLLLTESELVVASQYLRALMQKKMVCKSEEERGQFCNRLLQDATQLRELFCGLGLDRSQQSLEAVFALRELIYLKDPALLSLEVLGFITKYPDVSDEHISTLLDLRGDVSKDVRHMVLEMMAQHPQVLPESYRPIFSTILVPAPELPFCLRKGKCA, encoded by the exons ATGGGCATGTCTGCGGAGGACAAGCGCGCTGCGAGCCCCAGAG ACGAGGAGTGGCCGGAAGCGGAGAAGGCAGAGAAGTTGGCGAGAGGAGCCGCTCTGAAATGGGCTTCAGGGGTGTTTTACTGCCCCGAGAAACTGGAGGGACTCGGGCAGTACCGGAGCCGAGAGACGCAGAGGAACAGCTCCATCCAGTCCCGGCTGAAG tcAACTGTCCAGTCCTACCTGGAGGGGGTAAGCGCGGGGCTGGAGCAGTTGCGGTCGGCGGCCCAGGAGGTGCAGAGCGTGTGCCAGGACCTGGGGGCTGCACGGTGGGCCCTGCTCGACAGCGCAGACCGATTCCAGGGCCTCCAGCAGATGCGGGCGCTGATGGCGGAGCACGTGCAGCTGGCCTCGGTGGTCCAGGTGTTGCCCCAGCTCTTCTCAG TCCACGAGGTTTTTTCCCATACCCTGCAGCTGCTCCGTGGGCAGCAACTCCTGGAGGCCCATGCAGAGCTCATGATGATGGAGCACCTCCGGGATGACatcctctcccagctgcaccTCCGTGGGCTCTCCGATGCCCAGGCAACCGTGCTGTCCTACTTTGGTGGCCTGCAGGAGCTCAACGAGAGCCTGGCCAAGCAGCTGTGGGACATTGTGGGCAGCAGCCTGCGGCTGGTGTGCGAGGACCCGGTTCTCTTCGTCACCGCTGTAAGGATCATCGAGCGGGAGGAGAAAATAGATGATACTCTGCTCCTGGAGGCCACCTTCCTCCCCCCTGGCCGCCCAAAGGGCTGGAGGCAGAAGTTTTATCGCGTTCTCCGGGAGACCATCACAGGAGCCCACTTCCATGGCACCCACACGGACACCGAGGGGCCAGGGCTGGCCCGGCACCTGGCCGCGCTGCAGAAGGCTATCGTGTCTGAGCTGCGTGTGGTGAAGGACCTGATGGTCCAGTGCGTCCCAGCTCACTACAACATCCTCAGCGTCTGCACTGCCACCTACCACCAGGCGCTCAGCGGCCACCTCCAGGACATCCTCCGAGAGGACCTGGACAAAcaggcgctcttcctcctcctcgagTGGGCACTTCGTGTGTACCACAG CCCAGAGATGATGGGTCACCCTGACCTTCTCCCAGAAGTGGACGTTTCTGCTCTGGGCCCCTTGATGTCCCCTGAGCTCGTGGACCAGACAGAGAGGAAATACGTGCTGAAAGTCAAG GCTAGTGTGCTCGAGTGGATGCAGAGGACCCTGGAGGTGGAGTTCAAGGAGTGGTTCAGGGACGAGGAACCTGAGACAGACCACCAGGGCTTCTTCCAGTCAGCCCTGCCTGTCATTGTCATGCAG ATGCTGAATGAGAATATCCAGGTCGCCTCCTTGATCTCTGactctctgcagcagaaggtTTACAACATGGCTTTGGAGGAGCTCGAGGCATTTCTGAGCCG TCTGCGGGAAGCCCTAGTGCAGTGCGGGAAGGAGCACCAGAAGGACCGTACCGTACCCAAGTACTATGTCTCctacctgctggccatgcttaACAACAACCTGACTCTCAG ctcctctgtctcctccctgcaccccgatgctgcctgcagagaagtCCCCACGTCCCTCCTGGCTGCTCTAGACCGGACGCAGAAGAAAGCCTGCcaactgctgctggaggagctgctcctggacCTGCAG cccctctgcctgcagctgccttccCGCAAGTGGCTCGCTGGGTCCCAGCTGGTCAGCAGCATGTGCGAAGTGATTGACAAGTATGCAAAGGACTTCTCCCACGTCAGGAAACCCATCTTCACG ctcctgctgaccGAGAGCGAGCTCGTGGTGGCAAGCCAGTACCTGCGGGCACTCATGCAGAAGAAGATGGTGTGCAAGAGCGAGGAGGAGCGGGGCCAGTTCTGCAACCGCCTGCTGCAGGACGCCACGCAGCTCCGGGAACTCTTCTGTGGCCTG GGTCTGGACCGGAGTCAGCAGAGCCTGGAGGCCGTGTTTGCCCTGCGGGAGCTGATCTACCTCAAAGACCCGgcactgctcagcctggaggtGCTGGGCTTCATCACCAAGTACCCTGACGTCAG CGACGAGCACATCTCCACCTTGCTGGATCTCCGGGGTGATGTCTCCAAGGACGTGCGGCACATGGTGCTGGAAATGATGgcacagcacccccaggtcTTGCCTGAGAGCTACCGGCCCATCTTCAGCACCATCCTGGTCCCTGCGCCGGAGCTGCCCTTCTGCCTTCGCAAGGGCAAGTGTGCCTGA
- the CTRL gene encoding chymotrypsin-like protease CTRL-1 — translation MAFLWAVACLALASTVSGCGVPAISPSVHYSERIINGQNAVPGSWPWQVSLQTRSGSHFCGGSLINANWVVTAAHCEFNPYSHVVVLGEYELGSNSASTQVKTVSRAITNPSWNSYTLNNDITLLKLSSPAQLGPRVSPICLAPANLALPTNLQCVTTGWGRVNTNSQALAVNLQQVTLPLISQSQCMQYWGNRITSSMLCAGGVGASSCQGDSGGPLVYQNGNVWTLIGIVSWGNSNCNIYTPAIYTRVSQFRNWIDYVIAQG, via the exons ATGGCGTTTCTGTGGGCAGTTGCCTGCCTGGCCCTTGCCAGCACTGTCTCAG GCTGCGGGGTGCCTGCCATCAGCCCCTCGGTGCACTACAGCGAGAGGATCATCAACGGGCAGAACGCGGTGCCTGGCTCGTGGCCCTGGCAGGTGTCCCTGCAG acccGCTCAGGATCCCACTTCTGTGGCGGCTCCTTGATCAACGCGAACTGGGTCGTCACAGCCGCCCACTGCGAATTCAA CCCATACTCCCACGTCGTCGTCCTCGGGGAATATGAGCTCGGCTCCAACTCAGCATCCACACAAGTGAAGACCGTGTCCAGG GCCATCACGAACCCCAGCTGGAACTCCTACACCTTGAACAATGACATCACCCTGCTGAAGCTCTCCTCGCCTGCCCAGCTGGGACCCCGCGTGTCCCCCATCTGCCTGGCTCCCGCCAACCTGGCTCTGCCCACCAACCTCCAGTGCGTCACCACCGGCTGGGGACGTGTCAACACCAACT CCCAAGCCTTGGCGGTGAACCTGCAGCAGGTAACCCTGCCCTTGATCTCCCAGAGCCAGTGCATGCAGTACTGGGGCAACCGGATCACCAGCTCCATGCTCTGTGCCGGTGGGGTTGGCGCCTCCTCCTGCCAG GGTGACTCTGGCGGACCCCTGGTATACCAAAATGGGAACGTCTGGACCTTGATCGGCATTGTCTCCTGGGGAAACAGCAACTGCAACATCTACACGCCAGCCATCTACACCCGCGTGAGCCAGTTCCGAAACTGGATTGACTACGTTATTGCTCAGGGATAG